Proteins found in one Rhodobacteraceae bacterium D3-12 genomic segment:
- a CDS encoding aldehyde dehydrogenase family protein — MTDTLSPSYYLAPEFIATQGPLHDVTDPATLETVGHYGEPSAAQVDEMLDRVNAAQKSWAAMDCKTRAGLLHRVADAMEQADMTEIGVMMSREVGKPFPEAIGEIANIPAVFRYYAEMARDDAGRIAGTMQPGSFQYQTYAPHGVSVHIVPYNFPLILGCWTIAASLAAGNGVVLKAAPVGTICTLMFMKFFDALPKDLIACVGGGVEVGTQLVESKKTHVIAFTGSAEVGRHIAVESARHMKPCVIEGGGSDPMVVSQHADVKVAAAAAVTAAFLQSGQVCTSTERVYVEDAVHDAFVAALIERAGQLRVGNGLEVAEIGPLVSEAAQSRVLGWIDSARAAGATIALGGGVPADQPVGWFVEPTIVTDVTQDMGLFEQEIFGPVVSIVRTQSFEEALRLANQSSFGLGAAVFTSDLAEAHQAIDALEAGMVWVNNPLVDNDALPFGGVKNSGLGRALGRIGLDAFRQPKMVILDPVAKEADWWYPYPDDWFLDAGGRKHV; from the coding sequence CGTGAACGCGGCGCAGAAATCATGGGCGGCGATGGATTGCAAAACCCGTGCGGGTCTTCTGCACCGTGTTGCGGACGCGATGGAGCAGGCCGACATGACGGAGATCGGCGTGATGATGTCGCGCGAGGTTGGCAAGCCATTCCCCGAAGCGATTGGCGAAATCGCCAATATCCCGGCGGTTTTTCGGTATTACGCGGAAATGGCCCGCGATGATGCGGGGCGGATCGCAGGGACGATGCAGCCCGGTTCGTTCCAGTATCAGACCTATGCGCCGCATGGGGTATCGGTGCATATCGTGCCGTATAATTTCCCATTGATTTTAGGGTGTTGGACCATTGCGGCCTCCTTGGCGGCGGGCAACGGGGTTGTGCTCAAGGCGGCGCCGGTCGGCACGATCTGTACGTTGATGTTCATGAAGTTCTTTGACGCGCTGCCAAAGGATTTGATCGCCTGTGTCGGTGGCGGCGTCGAGGTGGGTACGCAGCTGGTTGAGAGCAAGAAGACCCATGTGATTGCCTTTACCGGATCGGCCGAAGTGGGTCGCCATATTGCCGTTGAATCGGCGCGCCACATGAAGCCCTGCGTGATCGAAGGCGGCGGCAGTGACCCGATGGTGGTGTCGCAACATGCCGATGTAAAGGTGGCGGCGGCGGCGGCGGTGACGGCGGCGTTTTTGCAATCGGGTCAGGTTTGCACCTCGACCGAGCGGGTCTATGTCGAAGACGCGGTGCATGACGCATTTGTCGCGGCGCTGATTGAGCGCGCCGGGCAGTTGCGCGTGGGCAATGGGCTGGAGGTTGCGGAAATCGGGCCGCTTGTGTCCGAAGCCGCGCAGAGCCGGGTGCTTGGCTGGATCGACAGCGCGCGTGCGGCGGGGGCGACGATTGCTCTTGGCGGTGGTGTGCCCGCTGATCAGCCGGTGGGGTGGTTCGTGGAGCCGACCATTGTGACGGATGTGACGCAGGACATGGGGCTGTTCGAACAGGAGATTTTTGGCCCGGTGGTGTCGATCGTGCGCACGCAGTCGTTTGAGGAGGCGCTGCGCCTTGCCAACCAGTCGAGCTTTGGTTTGGGAGCGGCGGTTTTCACCAGCGATCTGGCCGAGGCGCATCAGGCGATTGATGCGTTGGAAGCCGGAATGGTTTGGGTCAACAATCCGCTGGTGGACAATGATGCGCTGCCATTTGGGGGCGTCAAGAACTCGGGTTTGGGTCGGGCGCTTGGGCGGATTGGTCTGGATGCGTTTCGCCAGCCCAAGATGGTGATCCTCGATCCCGTCGCGAAGGAAGCGGATTGGTGGTATCCTTATCCTGACGATTGGTTCCTTGATGCGGGCGGGCGCAAGCATGTCTGA
- a CDS encoding NTP transferase domain-containing protein, producing MSAPDPIAAIVLAAGKGTRMGSELHKVLHRLNGKPLLGHVLDSLDELGTEKTVLVVGAGRAQIADAYPPFERVVQEDQLGTGHAVRVATGALHGFKGIVLVLYGDVPLVSAATMRTLTRQIDADTALAVLGFVPKDPRAYGRLITDATGALERIVEFADASEAERAVGFCNSGILAMRADAMFDLVPQISNDNSKGEFYLTDVVALARASNLRVATVEADEVEVTGVNSQSELAALESVLAQRSREEA from the coding sequence ATGAGCGCGCCGGACCCTATTGCGGCCATCGTTCTGGCGGCGGGCAAAGGCACGCGCATGGGGTCGGAGCTGCACAAAGTCTTGCACAGGCTGAACGGCAAGCCGCTTTTGGGTCATGTGCTGGACAGTCTGGACGAGCTTGGCACCGAGAAAACCGTGTTGGTTGTTGGGGCTGGGCGCGCGCAGATCGCGGATGCTTATCCGCCGTTTGAGCGTGTCGTGCAGGAAGACCAGTTGGGCACCGGACATGCGGTGCGCGTGGCCACGGGTGCGTTACATGGTTTTAAGGGCATCGTCTTGGTCCTTTATGGCGATGTGCCGCTGGTGTCTGCTGCGACGATGAGAACGCTCACCCGTCAGATCGACGCCGATACTGCGCTGGCGGTTCTGGGGTTTGTGCCGAAAGATCCACGTGCCTATGGGCGGCTTATCACGGATGCCACCGGCGCGTTGGAGCGGATTGTTGAATTCGCTGACGCCAGCGAGGCAGAGCGCGCCGTTGGCTTTTGCAACTCGGGTATTTTGGCGATGCGGGCGGATGCGATGTTCGACCTTGTACCGCAGATCAGCAACGACAATTCCAAGGGGGAGTTTTACCTGACCGATGTTGTCGCTTTGGCGCGGGCGTCAAACCTGCGGGTGGCGACGGTTGAGGCGGATGAGGTCGAGGTGACGGGCGTGAATTCGCAAAGCGAACTGGCGGCGCTGGAAAGCGTTCTTGCGCAGCGCAGCCGGGAGGAGGCGTGA
- a CDS encoding FAD-binding oxidoreductase gives MVELSHRFADTQFAPFWPETVTHKADLPPLVGEVACDLAIIGAGFTGLWSALKARERHPNARIVVLEARRLANAASGRTGGFCAPSISHGVLNAVARWPGEAGELVRLGRENLDEMEADIKAYGIDAEFERSGKVNIARTPWEAEGLRAMQAEYSRFDIKTDILSPTELAARIDSPRYPAGLYEANYAYVNPAKLVHGLAQACLGGGVAIHEDSEVTGIKKDGAGLRLRTKTGEVRARQVIMATNADLPLLRRLRSAIIPIYDYTIMTEPLTDDQLAAIGWRDRHGVADSGNQFHYSRKTADNRILWGGYDAIYHYGGRRDASLLDRGETYARLEANFLETFPSLQDVRFSHAWGGLSTLLRG, from the coding sequence ATGGTCGAACTTTCGCATCGTTTTGCGGACACGCAGTTTGCGCCCTTTTGGCCAGAGACCGTCACCCACAAGGCGGATCTGCCGCCGCTGGTGGGCGAGGTGGCCTGCGATCTGGCCATTATCGGGGCCGGGTTTACGGGGCTATGGTCGGCGCTCAAGGCGCGTGAGCGCCACCCGAATGCGCGGATTGTTGTGCTTGAGGCGCGGCGTTTGGCGAATGCAGCAAGCGGGCGCACCGGCGGGTTTTGTGCGCCGTCGATTTCGCATGGGGTGCTTAATGCGGTGGCGCGCTGGCCGGGTGAGGCAGGCGAGCTGGTGCGGCTGGGGCGCGAAAACCTTGATGAAATGGAAGCCGATATCAAAGCTTATGGCATTGACGCCGAGTTTGAGCGCAGCGGCAAGGTCAACATTGCCCGCACCCCTTGGGAAGCTGAGGGGCTGCGCGCGATGCAGGCAGAGTATTCGCGCTTTGACATCAAGACCGATATTCTATCGCCCACCGAATTGGCCGCCCGGATTGACAGCCCGCGCTATCCCGCGGGCTTGTACGAAGCGAATTATGCCTATGTGAATCCGGCCAAGCTTGTCCATGGATTAGCGCAGGCTTGTCTTGGGGGTGGGGTCGCGATCCATGAAGACAGCGAAGTCACCGGCATCAAGAAGGACGGCGCAGGGTTGCGATTGCGCACCAAGACCGGAGAGGTGCGCGCCCGTCAGGTTATCATGGCGACCAACGCCGATCTGCCGCTGTTGCGGCGACTGCGCAGTGCGATCATTCCGATTTATGACTATACGATCATGACCGAGCCCCTGACGGACGACCAACTGGCCGCGATCGGCTGGCGGGACCGCCATGGTGTGGCCGATAGCGGCAACCAGTTCCATTACAGTCGCAAGACCGCCGATAACCGCATTCTGTGGGGTGGGTATGATGCGATCTATCATTATGGCGGGCGGCGTGACGCAAGTTTGCTTGACCGTGGTGAGACCTATGCCCGGCTTGAGGCGAACTTCCTTGAGACCTTCCCGAGCCTTCAGGACGTGCGGTTCAGCCACGCGTGGGGGGGATTATCGACACTTCTGCGCGGCTGA
- a CDS encoding cupin domain-containing protein, whose product MTFSPKHVIGFDDASLPPKETVVDDPSAVDVPYKSKSWRHFSNDAKGAVAGIWEAEPHLERCTCDFDELCHIIEGRVRLTDGDGVSREFGPGDSFVVAAGFDGTWENLTHVRKVFFILS is encoded by the coding sequence ATGACCTTTTCGCCCAAACATGTCATCGGTTTTGACGACGCCAGTTTGCCCCCCAAGGAAACCGTTGTTGATGACCCTAGCGCGGTTGACGTGCCCTATAAGAGCAAAAGCTGGCGTCACTTTAGCAATGACGCCAAGGGGGCCGTTGCCGGGATTTGGGAGGCCGAACCGCATCTGGAACGCTGCACCTGTGATTTTGACGAATTGTGCCACATCATTGAGGGTCGCGTGCGGCTGACTGATGGCGACGGGGTGAGCCGTGAATTCGGGCCGGGCGACAGTTTTGTCGTGGCGGCGGGGTTTGACGGCACATGGGAGAACCTGACCCATGTTAGAAAGGTGTTCTTTATCCTGTCATGA
- a CDS encoding aldehyde dehydrogenase, producing the protein MTKAPVRIAINGFGRIGRSILRMLLTSRAGEPFELVAINDIAPLESCAYLFAYDSVFGPFPGAVSHEAGALIVDGKRIAFHGEADIRAVDLAGVDVLLECTGAAGHRADVERGLEAGAQAVLISGPSAVADVTLVLGANGGDLAQHQVVSNASCTTNALAPLLRLLDENWGVESGHMTTVHCYTGSQPTIDKPRDDLVRSRAAALSMVPTTTSAARLIGEVLPGLAGRIEARAVRVPTASVSAIDLTVQLRDAVTVEAVNAVLARAAEAEAVFGFITMPLVSTDLRMRPESIVMNGRETSVSMGGLLRVFGWYDNEWGFSNRMLDVAALMAAR; encoded by the coding sequence ATGACCAAAGCGCCGGTTCGTATTGCAATCAACGGGTTCGGGCGGATCGGGCGTTCGATCCTGCGGATGTTGCTGACCAGCCGGGCGGGCGAGCCGTTTGAGCTGGTGGCGATCAACGATATCGCGCCGCTGGAGAGCTGTGCGTATTTGTTTGCCTATGACAGTGTGTTTGGCCCGTTTCCCGGAGCGGTGAGCCATGAGGCAGGCGCGCTGATTGTGGACGGCAAGCGGATTGCGTTTCACGGCGAGGCGGACATCCGGGCGGTCGATTTGGCCGGAGTGGATGTATTGCTGGAGTGCACCGGGGCGGCGGGGCATCGCGCGGATGTTGAACGCGGGTTGGAGGCCGGGGCGCAGGCCGTTTTGATTTCCGGGCCGTCGGCGGTGGCGGATGTGACGCTTGTTCTGGGGGCGAATGGCGGCGATTTGGCCCAGCATCAGGTGGTGTCGAATGCGAGTTGCACGACCAATGCTCTGGCGCCGCTGTTGCGGTTGCTGGACGAGAATTGGGGCGTGGAAAGCGGCCATATGACGACGGTGCATTGTTACACCGGCAGCCAGCCGACGATTGACAAGCCGCGCGATGATCTGGTGCGAAGCCGAGCCGCGGCGTTGTCGATGGTGCCGACCACCACGAGCGCGGCGCGGTTGATTGGCGAGGTGTTGCCGGGGTTGGCCGGACGGATCGAAGCGCGCGCCGTGAGGGTGCCGACGGCGAGCGTGTCGGCGATTGATTTGACGGTGCAGTTGCGTGACGCGGTCACGGTCGAGGCGGTGAACGCGGTTTTGGCGCGGGCCGCCGAGGCGGAGGCGGTGTTCGGGTTTATCACCATGCCGCTGGTGTCGACCGATTTGCGGATGCGCCCGGAGTCGATTGTGATGAATGGGCGAGAGACGAGCGTGTCGATGGGGGGATTGCTGCGGGTGTTCGGGTGGTATGACAACGAGTGGGGGTTTTCCAACCGGATGCTGGATGTTGCGGCATTGATGGCGGCGCGGTGA